The stretch of DNA CGTGGTTCGGCGAGCTGGCTTCAGCGCTGCAGGGGACGTGGCAGGCGGTGGCCGCCACCGCCGGCGAGGACCCGCGGCAGCTCCAGCAGCAGAAGCCGGCAcgaggcggcggcagcagcaacaAGGCGGCGCAGGGCAAGGAGGAGGGGGACgtcgcgaggtgcggcggcgccatgTCCGACACCACGCTCTACCTGCTGCTCGACCGGTTCACGCCCAACTGAGCTGACCGGACCCCCTTGGTCGCCCGTCGTGTCCGTCGGCGCGTGCTGTAGTACTCTACTGTACTGTACAGGCGGAATAACTGCGCGCCATGGTTTTGTGTAAATGCTGTAAATTGCAATGCCATGTTTCTAATCTGATGATTACTCACTTTCCCCTGTTCTTTCGCTCCATGAGCAGGccattgtttagttccaaaaaattttataaaatttttcagattcacatcgaatcttacggcacggaacattaaatataaataaaaagaataactacttacacagtttacctataatttgtgagatgaatcttttgattatAGTTAGT from Sorghum bicolor cultivar BTx623 chromosome 8, Sorghum_bicolor_NCBIv3, whole genome shotgun sequence encodes:
- the LOC8076621 gene encoding uncharacterized protein LOC8076621, producing MASTTASNLGGAWFGELASALQGTWQAVAATAGEDPRQLQQQKPARGGGSSNKAAQGKEEGDVARCGGAMSDTTLYLLLDRFTPN